The Nitrogeniibacter aestuarii genome has a window encoding:
- the yidD gene encoding membrane protein insertion efficiency factor YidD, translated as MKQLLVLLIKGYRYLISPMLGSNCRFVPSCSEYALEAVQRYGALRGGWMAIKRIGRCHPWCHGGHDPVP; from the coding sequence ATGAAGCAATTGTTGGTACTCCTCATCAAGGGCTATCGTTATCTGATCAGTCCGATGCTGGGGTCCAACTGTCGTTTCGTGCCCAGCTGCTCCGAGTACGCACTTGAAGCGGTTCAACGCTACGGCGCCCTGCGGGGTGGCTGGATGGCGATCAAGCGGATTGGCCGATGCCATCCGTGGTGCCATGGTGGCCACGACCCGGTT